The Duganella sp. BuS-21 sequence GCGTGAGCCACCAAGGGGCGCGATGCCTTCGCAGGTGATATCCGACGTGCAAATCTTGGACGCCTCATGGGCAGTCACGAATTCGGTACCGCTGAACCCAGGCTTGGTAGCGATCATCGGCGCGCGCGGCTCGGGCAAGACCGCGCTGGCAGACGTGATCGCAGCTGGATGCGACGCCATCTCCGAGGCAGCGTGGAATGTGGACGGCGACATCAGCCCGTCATTCTTAGTTCGTGCGCGGCCGCTGATCGGCGACGCGATGGCCGAACTCACATGGGGAGGAGGCGGAAAGTCAAGCTGTCACCTCGATGGTCGAGATGTTATCGATGTTTTGGCCTACCCTCGCGCGCGATACCTATCCCAACAATTCGTTGAGGAACTTTGCTCTTCAAAAGGAGCCTCGGAGGGGCTGGTACGGGAGATAGAGCGTGTGATTTTCGAGGCGCATGCAGCTAAGGGACAAGAGGGGGCATACAGCTTCGAGGAACTTCGCGACCAAAAGACGGCTCGGTTCCGGCAAGCACGCCGCATGGAATCAGAGGCTATCGCGGCATCGTCAGACCGCATTGCGGATGAGCTTGAAAAGGAGGCGATCATTGGTAGTCTGACTAACCAGGTTGCAGCTAAAGAGAAGTTGATTGCCGACTACACGCTGGATTTGGCAAAGCTCGTGGTCAAGGGAGCCGAAGCGCAGGTTCAGCGACATACCGATCTCACCGAAGCGGCTGAGGCGCTAACGACGCGTACAAATACGCTGGCCAGCCAGCGCAGAAGCTATGGGGCGTTGCAAGATGAAGTCAAGAACACGCGGGCGGCGAAGGCCCCGGAGATGCTGCGACAGGCAATCGCGCGTCATCCAAGTAGTGGCCTCAATCCCCAGCAGTGGAATGACTTTCTCCTTGTCTATCAAGGCAACGTCGACACGGCACTCAGCGGTTACATCGCGTGGGTAGACCAGGAGCTTGCGAACCTTAACGGCGCTATCCCAGCCGAGCGGGATCCAAATGTACCACTGATACCTGCGGACGCGGACTTAAAGACAATTCAACTTGCCGTGCTGAAAGCGGAGATGGCTCGGCTTGAAAAGCGCATAGGCGCAGATACTGTTATACGTAACCAGTACACGACGCTGTCAAAGAAGATATCGACCGAGAAAGCCGGCCTTCAAGCATTGAAGACGCGACTGGAAGACGCGAAGGGTGCGGCGGAGCGACGCAAGGTCTTACAGCAAGAACGGGATGCAGCCTATGGTCGGCTGTTTGAAGCGCTGGTCAAGGAACAGAACGCGCTGACCGAGCTGTATGCGCCGCTCATGGAGCGGCTTTCCTCCATGGACGGTACGTTGAAAAAGCTTAGCTTTAAAGTCTCGCGGACCGTTGATGTAGTAGCGTGGGCAAATATCGGTGAGGACAACTTGATTGATTGCCGCAAAGCCGGCGAATTCTACGGGCGCGGATCATTGGAAAAGCTGGTGCGTGCCAAACTCCAGCCGTCATGGCAGGATGGCAGCGCCGAAGAGGTGCAAACGGCCATGAGCGAGTTTATCGGGACTCATTTCAAGGGGCTGCGGGCCCATGCGCCGCACGCTCCGGCCGAGCAGGTGGCCTTCAGAGATTGGTCAAAGCGCTTTGCGCATTGGATCTTTAGCACGGATCACATCTCGGTAAAGTACGAGATTCTGTATGACGGCATCGACATACGAAAACTTTCGCCTGGTACTCGCGGCATTGTGCTTCTGCTTCTCTACCTAGCGTTGGATGATGCCGATGACCGACCGTTGATCATCGATCAACCTGAAGAGAACCTGGATCCGAAATCGGTCTTCGATGAGTTAGTTTCACTTTTCATTGCGGTCAAGTCCAAGCGCCAAGTAATCATGGTCACGCATAACGCAAACTTGGTGATCAACACCGATGCGGACCAAATCATCGTGGCCAGCGCCGGCCCGCCTGAGGGGGGCGGGCTTCCGTCTTTTACGTATTCCGCTGGTGGTTTAGAAGACGCTGAAATCCGCAAGGTGGTCTGCGATATTCTCGAAGGAGGCGAAAAGGCGTACCGAGAGCGCGCGCGTCGATTACGAGTTCGCCTTGAGAGGTAGCGTCTTCGAGTCTAGCTTGAGCCGTACAGGGGCTGTCTAGCGCGACCTCGTACGGCGCTCCATTCAGTAAAATGAGATTCGTTTGACGTTAGTCGAAAGTCGCTAACTAGCGAAAAGCCACCATTATCGATAGTCAGCCATGCACCTCAAACGCCCCATACCGACTATGGCGCACGCTGGAATTAGGTTCCATACCGTCGAGGTGAAACGTCATGAAGCGGTACGTAAAGAGTAGTAGTTGGTCCTTGAAGCAAAGGTTGCTTGTGCAAGACGGCCTATGGGTAAATCGACGCAAGCTGATATCTCAGCCTTAGGCATTGCTCGCAAGCACTTGGATTACGTTAAACTATAGGCAAGCCTACAGAATACTTCGGGTATTTGCTCGGCGTTCGCATTCAACTGAAAAATCGAGGTAGAAATCAACTTGGACATCGAAATCTGGGACGGCGGTCTACAAGAAGAAGAGATCGAAGCAATCGAGAAAATCAAGATCGCCTTCACGGACGTTCCTTCTGAGGGCAAGTCGCCTAGCCGGGGTGGTTCGCTACGGGATCAACTTCAAAGCAAGATTGCGCGTAATGGTATGTACCCTTGGAAGGGCTACGCGGGCTTCCGGTTTGTTGACGCCAAGGGCAAGGAGGGGGAGTTCGACCTAGTGATCGTTACGCACTGTAACGTCATTATTGTCGAATTGAAGGATTGGAACCATGCACCGGTCACGTCGCGCAATGACATCTGGTTCAAAGGTGATAAGAACATGGGGCGGTCGCCTGTCTCAGTCACCCGGAACAAGAAATTTTTATTGGAAAATAAACTAAAGCGGCTTTCATCCCGATTTACCAATAAGAACTACGCCCCCCGCGTATATTTTTTCGTCGTCATGACCGGAAACGCGGATTTCACTCGACTTCCGGAAGTGGATTTGCAGCATACCAAGTCTTTGACGGAATTCTTGAAGTTTTCGGACAAGGGGCACTTCAACGATTTCTTCCGTCCACACCCCGATGCGCAAGTGCTGAATCAGGACTTTTCGATCTTCGATGAATTATTCCTAAGCTCTAATATCGGACCGAAGGCATTGAAAATCGGCGGCTATAGCGCGGTCGAGGAAATATTTGAGCACCCCAAACACATCTACAAGGAGTATTTGGCAACTTCCGAGCTTTCAAAAACCACCGGGGCGCTGCTCCGTGTCTGGAATTTCAAGAAAGTTGAAGGCAATAAGTCCTTTACTCCTCAGGGTCGGGCCGAGATTGTTTCGCGCGAGCGCGAGGTACTGCAGTTTATTAACCATCAAAACCGTGACCTGTATCACCATTGCCTCCGTTCGCTCACCAGTTTCGAGAAGGATGAAGTTACATCGCAGTACAGCGAAGTTTATGAGCTCCCACCGGGACACGTGAGGTTCAATGAATTCGTTGGCAAGTACGGGCCGGCGCTACACGCGACCGACCGGCTGAACCTGGCTAAGCTACTGCTTGCAAAATTTAGCGACCTGCACGAAATCAGGATTGCCCACCGCGACATCGCCGACCATAGCCTCTGGCTGTCGCCGTCCAAGGAAATAGCCCTTTCCAGCTTTATCTCGGCTTACCACCAGCCGATCGGCACGGTTGGGGATTACCGCAGCAGTCTATCGGTTGGTGCCGTTGAGGTGAAGGAAATGCTCGACGGTGTGTCGTTGACTCCATTTCAGCAGGACGTTCATGCTCTCGGGCTCGTCTGTTGGCACCTGCTGAATGGGCAGCGAATGTCTCCCAAGAGCTTAGCGAGTGTCCAAGACGCCATGCTGGCAAGCAGCGAGTGGTATGCCGGCGTGTTGCTCAATGCCGTAACTGCAAAGTTCAAGGATGCGGAGACATTCTTCGATGCGCTAATGCGCGCCGAGCCCCAGAAAGAAATCGCTCCGACCTTTGATGAAAGTGAGTTGGACGTCTACCGCCGTCCGATCAATCACTCTCGTCAGTATCGGGAGGACGGCGATTTCCTGCGCGAGACGACTGACAAGGAAGTCTACCTCTCAGGTGGCAAATTGGTTAAAGCCTGGCTGAACGTCGGGGGCGAAGGAAGCGACCCTGTCGTCAATTTCCGCGTGCTGTCGTTTTTAAAGCGGGTTGATAAACTTGCGGCCGTCAACCCAGTATACCTGGCCCGGATTCTCGAGTACGGCCTCGCATCCAAGTCGTCTAGTCTGTATCTGGTGACAGATTTCATCGACGGAACGACTTGGGCAGAGGCAGTAGTCCAAGACGCAAAAAAAATGGACATCATTGGCAAACTGGCGTCTGCCGTCGAGCACCTTCATGGGCTTGGAATTTCCCATGGCGACATCCATCCCGGCAATGTCATGCTCGGAGGAGAGGGCAGCGTTTACCTGATCGACGTCCCGGACTTCTCACCTGACACGGCGGAGGTCAAAAACCAGCAGTACAGCCCTGAGCAGGTTGATGGGTGCTCGTCATTCCAGCGCGACATTTTCGCCGTGATTAAAATGTCCAGCGAGTTGCTTGGGATCGCGTGGGGGGAGGAATCCAACGCATACCCCGTGCTCGCCGGTGCAATTAGCGCGGAACTGGAAGATGTCGAGTTCGGCTTCAAAGACCTAGGCCGTTTCAAAAAGGCGCTAACGCGGGGCGCAGACGCAGAGGCACAGCAGCTTGTCGATGTTGCTGTGCCCAATGTCGACGGCATAATCACGATCTTGCCCGACAACGGCCGCCTGTATGTTAAGGTCGAAGCATCCTTGAAAGACGCGGGCGAAGTGATGGTGACCTTTAGCGGTATTGGTGGGACGTTCTCGGCGTTCTACAACAAGGACCAGCGCTGCTTCTTGGGAGGATATCCGCCCCATGTACGTTCCAGCGTCCATTTCAGGGAAGCCCAGGAAAGCCAGCTCGAAATAGGTACCGCAATCCGCATCACGGCGGGTCGTCCTGCCCAACTATCCGAATTGTCTGAGCTTCTCCGCAATGACGAAGCGTTCGAACGGGCAATCGAAATACTCCAGGAATCGCAGCCCAAAGCCGTTGATGCTGAACTGAGCCAACAAGTTCAGGAAGCATTCGACCGAGCCGGAGATCCGCAGGACACGGAGAGTACTGAACTTTCAGTCGAAATTTCGACGCCGGCACTGTGGCGGGCAATTCTTGACACGGAGACAGAATCCAGTCCGCATGTTGAGTTGAACGGGACGGCGTTAGCACCTACCGATGCGGATGGAGAACTCATCCTTCCGTACGAAGCGGACATCGACCCGCTGGGTTCATTCGCAAGCACGGACGAGGTCGAAGCACTCCTGATTGACCAAGATGGAAACGAGAAAAACCTCGGTGAGGTCTCACTCAAGAAATCCGCGCTGAACGAGGTGAGATTGACCAGGATCAGGTCTGCCGCCCGCAGCCTCGGTGATGGCGACACCATCTTCTTCCGGACTAAGCAGGATCGCGCATCCTACCGGAAGCGGAAAGTCGCCCTGGAAAGGCTGCTGGACCGGGAAGGAGTCGTGCGAGACCTACTTGACTTGTTCGACCCTGGGTGTCGAACGGCAGCGACGAGGTATGACATTGACGTCACCGACACGGATTTCGCAAGGTACGACCGAGAAGACCAGCACGGAAACAAGATCAGCCTGAACGAGCAACAGCGCGAAGCTTTCAAGAAGCTGCTCAATTTTGGCCCGCTGTCCCTTTTGCAGGGGCCGCCTGGTACGGGAAAAACGGAGTTTATCGCCGCCTTCGTGCACTTCCTGGTCGAGAAACTGAATGTGAGACGTATTCTTCTAGTGAGTCAGTCTCATGAAGCTGTGAACACCGCAGCGGAACGCATCCGGAAGCACTGCGCAAGGCTCGGTACGTCGCTAGAAGTAGTAAGGTTCAGCAACCGAGAGGGCGCGGTATCCAATGGACTCAAAGATGTCTATTCCCATGCCATCACGGCTGAAAAGCGGGAATTATTCAATGCCGAGTACCGCTACCGCGTCGCGGCCCTTTCGGATGCGCTTGGGCTCGAGGCTGAGTTCATCTCGAAGGTGGTCGATGCTGAGCTGAAGCTGTTCAAGCAAATTGACCACCTTGAATCCTTGCTTGCGCGCCTCGCTGGCATTGACGACAAGGAAGACATTAAATCTCTCAAGATGATTGTGGCCGAGCTGGACGAGACCATCCGCGCGAAGCTATCGGCAGACTACGGTATCACCCTGCCGAGGGAATCCAAGCTCTCGGACGCTAAGACTATACTGCTGTCACAGTTTTGCGCAGAACACGGCGTGCGCCCTAACGAGGCGAGAAGAGTGCGCGCGCTGGCTAAGATTTCCGGGGATATGCGGGATGCCCTCTCAGCTGAGAGAGTCAACTGCGATGAGTTCTACGCGCGTTCAAGGCAGCTTGTCACGGGCACTTGCGTCGGCATTGGGCAGGGACACATCGGAATTCACGACAACGTTTATGACTTTGTGATTATCGACGAGGCAGCGCGCTCCATCTCCAGCGAACTGGCGATCGCAATGCAATCTGCGAAGCGCGTGCTGTTGGTAGGTGACCACCTGCAGTTGCCGCCGCTGTATTCCGATGCACACAAGACGGCCCTTGCGCGACGCCTGGGCATCAATGATAAGAACACGGAACTTGATGTTGTACTGCGAAGCGACTTTGCGCGGGCATTCAATTCCGAATACGGCAGCCAAACCAGTGCCGCCCTGCTGACCCAGTATCGCATGGCTCCGCCCATCGGCAACTTGGTGTCGACTACGTTCTACGGCGGGAAACTGTACAACGGTGCTCGGGCAATTCCCGACCTCTACCAGCACTCGCCAGAAGCGCTCAGGTCAGCTGTAACTTGGCTCGACACCTCGCCGCTCGGAGGGCGTGCGTATCACCAGAGCGACCGCGGAGTAAGTATCTACAACCGGTGCGAAGCCGAGCAGGTCATCGAAGTCCTCAAACAGATTTCATTGAACGGCCCGTTCCTCGCCAGCCTTTGCGAGCTCAAGGATAAGGAGGACGCACTTGTCGGCGTCATCTGCATGTATGCGGAACAAAAGCGGTTGATCCGGCAGAAGTTCAACCAAGAGATCTGGACAGATGGCTTCAAGGAACTGGTGAAGATCGATACTGTCGACAGTTACCAAGGCAAAGAGAACAGGATCATCATTCTGAGTCTTACACGTTCTGATAAAGCCCGGACGCCCGGCTTTCTGCGGACGCCGAACCGGATCAATGTCGCGATGTCGCGCGCAATGGACAGGTTGCTAATTATCGGCAATGCCGACATGTGGAGCAATCATAACAAGGACAAGCCGCTCGGTCAGGTTGTTTCCTACATGAGCGGTATGGGCGAGGGAGCCGGATATCGGTTCGTGCCCGCACTAAAGAAGCACTAAGGTGGCCACATTGGAAAACAAAACGACTTATTGTGAGATAGATTTTCTGTTGCCGGCCCAGCGCTTCAGCATCAGTTTTTCGTACATCACCCAGAAAGGCTTACCCTTCGTCCGCGAGTTCGTCCTGCGCCTGCTCCATATGGCACCGATGACGAAATCGCAGCTTGCCACTTACTTCGGGTTCAGCCGCAACGAAACCGAGGAAGCAATTGCCGATCTGGTTGACCGGGGAGAGCTAACGCTGTCCGACAGCGGCCGGTTGATGCTTACCGAGAAAGCCGCCGGGTATTTCAACGACATTGGAGAGGCACCACGCCTATCCCAACTCCAAGACAGTGGAGCTTTCCTAGCCTTCGATCTGGCAACCTTTACTTGCCTCGGCAAAGACATCCCCCCAGATAAATGGAAGAATGGAATACCCATCCGGGTGGATGACGAGAACGCGTCAAGAAGCGAGACACTGGCAGAAAAACACTTTCAACGGCAGTTCCATGACATTCTGGATAAGGGGCTGCTTTCAAAGTCCCTAGTGCAGGACGAGAAAGATTCACTGACCGTGTACACGGTAAATTCGGTCATCAAGATCCGTCAGATGCCGTTCAGGCTTACCGTAAGGTTTCAGTTGGACGAGGAGGGCCGAAGCGTGGAACGCGAAGACTTCGAGTTGCTTAATAGCTCCGACCAAGTCCACGAAAAAATCACCGTGGAACTTGATCGCCTGACGCGGCCGAGCAATGTGATGGAAATTGCCAAGGCCATGCTTGAAATTGGGGACGGCGACACGCTCAAGTTGTTCGATTCGAAAAGCAATGCTCTCAACCTGCAGTTCCTAGATGATCTCAGGCGGCTTGAGGAAAACAGCGGCAAGCAAAGGACCACATTTGTTGGCCCGATCTATTCGGCCGCGAACTGGGATCTGCTGCAAAAAGTCTTGGCGCCTATGCTCGCATCTCGAATCAAGAGCAAAGCGGATGCAGGGCAGCCTCGGTTCCTATGGCTGGCACCGAGCGATACGTATTGGTGCAAAAGCGCACGGCTGTCGGTTGCCCTGAGCGACTTTCTTAACAAGGCAAGCACGAAAGAGAAAAAACTCTATTCGCCCATAGTCTATTTGCCAGTCTCGGGGAAGGATGACCGAAGGACCGCCAGGCAGTGGGAACATGAGCTTGACCTACATGTGGCTAAGGCGTACGGGCTGGTCGAGGGTTTCCTTGGCGGCAATGTAGAGATTTTGCACTTCGATGAGGAGTTTGTCGCTGTCGTGTATCACTTCTCGGTTCCCTCGGTTTACCCGGTGACCTTGCCACTCGGGTTCATGAGCACCGATAAACAGGTGGTTTCGGAAATAGGTCGCCTCGTCCAGGCGCATGTGGAGGGGAGTGCTGGGTATGAGCGGAAGAATGATTGCGGCCCAATAGCTAGACTTGGCCGGAGTGAAAAAAATTAATCGCCTCTGTTGTCAAGATAGCGCGTCAGCCCTCGTCAACGTCCCAAGCTGCGATTGATGGCTTTTGTCGTCGCACTGCTCTGCGGCATCCGCTGCCGTTGTGCCAGTAGCCAACTTACAAAAGACGGGTATTGAGATGGATCTACAGCCGACTTAGAATGCGAAGTATGTACCCTTAATCTCGTTCCCAACAGATGATATATGCCAACTGCGCGCCGACGTGGCACTACCGCCGGTCAACTCAACGGTTTCTGCTCTTGAGCCAAGCCCCCCGTAGGCTGGCTTTGCTTGATCTCTACCGAAATCGCAATGAATGGCAACGGGCGGGTAGCCGGGTGGGTTAAGAAAATCGAACTATTGACTCAGCCATGCTGGAGTTGCGGCTTGGAATGCATGTTTTTGGGGTATTTTTTATTGCCACTGCGCATAAGTCAAGCAAGCCGATTTTCGTTGGCCGGGAGCAAAAAAACATCAAACCGCGCCCGCCGTTATTGAAGCGAGCTTCAACGGGGGGGTAGTAGTGGGGGGGGTAGAAGCTTTTCCGCCGTTTTCCCATAGTAGAGTTAAGAAAACACCGTCTCCGCCATAACACCTAAAACCCGCTTCGGCGGGTTTTTTCATGTCAACGTTCCGGGACTGGGCCGTCGAGGCGCCCGGCAACAGCTTTCCGCGTGAGGTTTGCGAGCACGCCCTGGCTCACAGCCTGCCGGACCGCGTGGAGGCCGCCTACCAGCGCGGCGACCTGTTTGTGAAGCGGATTGCGCTGATGCAGGCGTGGGCAGACTACTGCCTGGCAAATGATGTGATGTCGGACTGACATTCTTGCCGTTCACCTTGACCAAAATCGATTCAGTCGATAACATAATGCCCGTCTACCCATCCACTCGTGGGGGATAGTTGAGCAATCGACTTGGAAACGTGGCCGAGTGGCCGAAGGCACATCCCTGCTAAGGATGCATACGGCTTATACCTGTATCGTGGGTTCGAATCCCACCGTTTCCGCCAGGACACTAAAAACCCGCCCCGTGCGGGTTTTTTTCATTTTTCGCCGCAATGACACCAACGCGGCGCGAGTTATGTCTGTGATAAAACGGAGGAGTGCGCTATGTGGGACGAAGTGAATCAAGTACTGACAACACTGCATCAACAGCCGGCGCTGTCGACAGAGATGCGTCAGACAGACTTCGAAAAGCTCATTACGCGCGTGACCAATTTCTTGCGATGGCTTGCCGTGGCAATGATGGTGCTGTTGCTGATACTCGTTGTGGTTAAAATCACTGGCTCAGTCTCGCAGTTCTGGGCCGACGTCGCCATTTTCCTTGCGGTTGCTCAAATGTGCCTGGCGGCCATCTGGCTCGTCCTTGACACCTTACCGGCGATAGTTTTCGTACTCTTCCTGAACAAGCAGTTGTTCGTTATCAGGCAGCGAGAATCGAAACACGAGTTTGGCCAAGCGGCGCAACTAAAGCGCCATAGCGTTAAAACGCTGAAATTGACATTGATATGGCTGGAGATCCGCATAGAACGGATGAAATTAGGCTTGGTGTTTTTTGTTGGTGGTTCCGATAAGGTCGCGATTCTTATGCTTGCCGCAAGCGGTTGGGCGGTGTGGCACAACATGCCCAGTGACCAGCCGTCTTGGATACAGGAAGCGTACTTATACGGTGCGGCTTTCTGCGGCGGCTTGGCAATCGGAGGTGTATTGTCGAATATCGTCGTTAAAAAACTGAGCTACCAAAAAGACCTCCTGACGCTGGCTATCGCGCTAGCCGAGTCGGATGCCGGCGACTCCTGCTGACCGACTGCTTGATGTTGTGCTGGGTGATAGCTGACGTCGTGGCAGGCAAAGTGCAATTGCTGGCGGCAGAAGTGGCGCGTGGCGGGCCGATTGCATTACCCTTGGATCTGGTAGACGAAGATCCCCTACAGCCGGGCACGAAGGACAGTCCTGGATTCTCCGCCAAGAGCCTGACCGAGCTCGCCGCAGCGATTTGTCTGCGCGGCGTGAAGACACCCATTTCGGTTCGGCCCAATCCTGCAGCGCCAGGGCGATCAATGAACTCACCGCTCGCGAGATCGCCGACTACATCGGCCGTGAGCTGGCCAAGGGATTGCGCGGCTGATTGAGCGATTAGGAACGGCCGTCAGTAGCACTCGGGCATTTCGCAGCGTCATCGATAGCTGGTTTTTCTCGTTGGAACAAGACGTGCTCGCGGATGGATCTGTCGATGCAAGCGACTCAGCCGAATTGATGACACGCACCGACACATTGATGGAAGCGCAACTGACAAACATCAGCAAGACAGCACCCGCGTTTTCAGCGGTTCTGCGAACCTATCGCAGGGCGCTGGCCGAGGGTGACAATATGCTCGCCGAAGGATTGATCAGCTGGCTTGCCGGCCAACCGAATATTGCGGCAAGCGTAAAGCGCGCGGCCAGCATCAAAGGAGAGCTTGATCATTTCGGCGCCGCCAATTTTCTAATCGGCTTGCTGACGATCCTGCGCGACAGCGGCTTTCCAGGCCTCTACTTGGTGCCGTTTTCTCATAGTAGAGTTAAGAAAACACCGTCTCCGCCAGAACAAAAGAAAAAGCATCCCGCAAGGGTAATGCCGTTAAGTTAAGCTGAAAATAGGCTTCGTCATTCCCGCGAATGCGGGAATCCATGAGGCGCATGCCTGGCTAACTCAGCATGGATCCCGGCTTTCGCCGGGACGACATCGCTTAACTTAACGGCATTACTCCCGCAAGGGAGGCTTTTTCTTTACAGGCAGTCAATCGGTCCCGGTACCGATCCGCATAAGGGGTGTTCTCGACTAGCCGCCGATTGTAGTCGGTCTTCACCCCTCTAACAGGTCCGGCGCTCAAGCTGAAGCGCCTAGACCTCGCTCCACTGGCGCAGCAGGTTATGGTAGTGGCCGGTGAGGCCGACCATTTCCTCGCTGTCGCCGAGGCGCGTGCGCAGCGCCTGGATGTTGCGATCCAGTTCCAGCAGCATGGCGCGGCGGCCGTCGTCGCGCACCATGCTCTGGGTCCAGAAGAAGGAGCAGACGCGGACGCCGCGCGTGACCGGTTCCACCCGGTGCACGCTGGTCGACGGGTACAAAATCAGGTCGCCTGCGGGCAGTTTGACTTCGTGGACGCCGTAGGCGTCGTCGATGATCAACTCGCCGCCATCGTACTCTTCCGGCTCGCACAGGAACAAGGTGGAGGAAACGTCGGTGCGCATCCACTGCTTGTCGGCGGTGCGGCGCATGGCGCCGTCGATGTGGTTGCCGTAGTGCTCGCCGCCGGCGTAGCTGTTGAACAGCGGCGGGCAAGTGCGCAGCGGCAGCGCCGCCGAAAAGAACAGCGGGCTGGCGGCGAGGGCGTCGAGCACGATCTGGCCCAGCTCGCGCGACAGCGCCGACGATTCCGGCAACTGGCGGTTTTGCTTGACCTGCGCGCCTTGCGATCCAACGGTGGCGCGGCCGTCGACCCAGTCGGCTTGGTCGAGGCGTTGGCGGATCAGGGCAAGCTGGGCAGGGGAAAGGACTCCGGGAATATGCAGCATCATGGCGGGATTATGTTCAGTGATAAGGCTGGCGCTTAGCAT is a genomic window containing:
- a CDS encoding AAA domain-containing protein is translated as MDIEIWDGGLQEEEIEAIEKIKIAFTDVPSEGKSPSRGGSLRDQLQSKIARNGMYPWKGYAGFRFVDAKGKEGEFDLVIVTHCNVIIVELKDWNHAPVTSRNDIWFKGDKNMGRSPVSVTRNKKFLLENKLKRLSSRFTNKNYAPRVYFFVVMTGNADFTRLPEVDLQHTKSLTEFLKFSDKGHFNDFFRPHPDAQVLNQDFSIFDELFLSSNIGPKALKIGGYSAVEEIFEHPKHIYKEYLATSELSKTTGALLRVWNFKKVEGNKSFTPQGRAEIVSREREVLQFINHQNRDLYHHCLRSLTSFEKDEVTSQYSEVYELPPGHVRFNEFVGKYGPALHATDRLNLAKLLLAKFSDLHEIRIAHRDIADHSLWLSPSKEIALSSFISAYHQPIGTVGDYRSSLSVGAVEVKEMLDGVSLTPFQQDVHALGLVCWHLLNGQRMSPKSLASVQDAMLASSEWYAGVLLNAVTAKFKDAETFFDALMRAEPQKEIAPTFDESELDVYRRPINHSRQYREDGDFLRETTDKEVYLSGGKLVKAWLNVGGEGSDPVVNFRVLSFLKRVDKLAAVNPVYLARILEYGLASKSSSLYLVTDFIDGTTWAEAVVQDAKKMDIIGKLASAVEHLHGLGISHGDIHPGNVMLGGEGSVYLIDVPDFSPDTAEVKNQQYSPEQVDGCSSFQRDIFAVIKMSSELLGIAWGEESNAYPVLAGAISAELEDVEFGFKDLGRFKKALTRGADAEAQQLVDVAVPNVDGIITILPDNGRLYVKVEASLKDAGEVMVTFSGIGGTFSAFYNKDQRCFLGGYPPHVRSSVHFREAQESQLEIGTAIRITAGRPAQLSELSELLRNDEAFERAIEILQESQPKAVDAELSQQVQEAFDRAGDPQDTESTELSVEISTPALWRAILDTETESSPHVELNGTALAPTDADGELILPYEADIDPLGSFASTDEVEALLIDQDGNEKNLGEVSLKKSALNEVRLTRIRSAARSLGDGDTIFFRTKQDRASYRKRKVALERLLDREGVVRDLLDLFDPGCRTAATRYDIDVTDTDFARYDREDQHGNKISLNEQQREAFKKLLNFGPLSLLQGPPGTGKTEFIAAFVHFLVEKLNVRRILLVSQSHEAVNTAAERIRKHCARLGTSLEVVRFSNREGAVSNGLKDVYSHAITAEKRELFNAEYRYRVAALSDALGLEAEFISKVVDAELKLFKQIDHLESLLARLAGIDDKEDIKSLKMIVAELDETIRAKLSADYGITLPRESKLSDAKTILLSQFCAEHGVRPNEARRVRALAKISGDMRDALSAERVNCDEFYARSRQLVTGTCVGIGQGHIGIHDNVYDFVIIDEAARSISSELAIAMQSAKRVLLVGDHLQLPPLYSDAHKTALARRLGINDKNTELDVVLRSDFARAFNSEYGSQTSAALLTQYRMAPPIGNLVSTTFYGGKLYNGARAIPDLYQHSPEALRSAVTWLDTSPLGGRAYHQSDRGVSIYNRCEAEQVIEVLKQISLNGPFLASLCELKDKEDALVGVICMYAEQKRLIRQKFNQEIWTDGFKELVKIDTVDSYQGKENRIIILSLTRSDKARTPGFLRTPNRINVAMSRAMDRLLIIGNADMWSNHNKDKPLGQVVSYMSGMGEGAGYRFVPALKKH
- a CDS encoding Fe2+-dependent dioxygenase, producing MMLHIPGVLSPAQLALIRQRLDQADWVDGRATVGSQGAQVKQNRQLPESSALSRELGQIVLDALAASPLFFSAALPLRTCPPLFNSYAGGEHYGNHIDGAMRRTADKQWMRTDVSSTLFLCEPEEYDGGELIIDDAYGVHEVKLPAGDLILYPSTSVHRVEPVTRGVRVCSFFWTQSMVRDDGRRAMLLELDRNIQALRTRLGDSEEMVGLTGHYHNLLRQWSEV
- a CDS encoding DUF2791 family P-loop domain-containing protein encodes the protein MDSWFFSLEQDVLADGSVDASDSAELMTRTDTLMEAQLTNISKTAPAFSAVLRTYRRALAEGDNMLAEGLISWLAGQPNIAASVKRAASIKGELDHFGAANFLIGLLTILRDSGFPGLYLVPFSHSRVKKTPSPPEQKKKHPARVMPLS
- a CDS encoding AAA family ATPase: MMITRGSEWHRWEPHIHGPGTVLNNQFGGDDSWDPYLDALEACSPVIEALAVTDYYTTDTYEEVVRQKAAGRLPQVKLLFPNIELRLDVAAKTGFVNLHLLVSPQDPEHVEEIKRFLSRLQFNAFDDRFDCTKSDLIRLGKAAKSSIKEDRPALAHGATQFKVNFDSLRKAFKESAWAKNNILIAIAGGEGDGTSGVRQAADQTIRQELEKFSHVIFASSAAQREFWLGKRIVSVEQLHDRYGGCKPCLHGSDAHDLATIGQPEDDRFSWLKGALTFDALRQACIDPEGRAYVGREPPRGAMPSQVISDVQILDASWAVTNSVPLNPGLVAIIGARGSGKTALADVIAAGCDAISEAAWNVDGDISPSFLVRARPLIGDAMAELTWGGGGKSSCHLDGRDVIDVLAYPRARYLSQQFVEELCSSKGASEGLVREIERVIFEAHAAKGQEGAYSFEELRDQKTARFRQARRMESEAIAASSDRIADELEKEAIIGSLTNQVAAKEKLIADYTLDLAKLVVKGAEAQVQRHTDLTEAAEALTTRTNTLASQRRSYGALQDEVKNTRAAKAPEMLRQAIARHPSSGLNPQQWNDFLLVYQGNVDTALSGYIAWVDQELANLNGAIPAERDPNVPLIPADADLKTIQLAVLKAEMARLEKRIGADTVIRNQYTTLSKKISTEKAGLQALKTRLEDAKGAAERRKVLQQERDAAYGRLFEALVKEQNALTELYAPLMERLSSMDGTLKKLSFKVSRTVDVVAWANIGEDNLIDCRKAGEFYGRGSLEKLVRAKLQPSWQDGSAEEVQTAMSEFIGTHFKGLRAHAPHAPAEQVAFRDWSKRFAHWIFSTDHISVKYEILYDGIDIRKLSPGTRGIVLLLLYLALDDADDRPLIIDQPEENLDPKSVFDELVSLFIAVKSKRQVIMVTHNANLVINTDADQIIVASAGPPEGGGLPSFTYSAGGLEDAEIRKVVCDILEGGEKAYRERARRLRVRLER